ATCGGACTCCGTATCCCTGCTTTCTCAGGGTGAAATCGAGTATACCGTGCCGCGACGGAGAAGCGGCGGTCATAAAAGACGTCCAGGCCGGAAACGTTACCGCCGGCACCGTAGAGCGCAGCGGCCTGCTCGCACCGCGGGCGAGGACATCGGCCAGCACCGGCATGCTACCGTCTGCGATCCACGGCCGGGCAAGTTCGAAGCTTGCTCCATCCCAACCGACTACGAGAAGCATCGCTACTCCATGTAGCCCAGCGCCCGCAATCTCTCGCGAGACGCATCGTCCAGCTCTCCTTCACTGCCCTGTACCGCTGACGCTGCAGCCACGACCCGCAGGGCTTCGAGGTCCCCCAGCATCTCGGCGACAATCGCCGGCTGCTTCCCGGCCAGGTTGGCGATCTCCCGCGGATCGGCGAGCAGGTCGTACAACTCCACCGGTTCGAGGCCCCGGGGGTTACCCTCGTTTGCCAAGACGAGCTTCCATCGCTCGCCACGTATCGATTCGAGGACGTTTCCCTCGTGGTCTTCTTCGGCGTACACGCCGGTTGGCGCCTTGGTATGACCAAAAAGATCACGACCCTGCCAACCCCCGGCAGCCGACAGGCCTGCGGCCGCCGCCACTGTAGGTGCAACGTCGAGTAATCTTGCCAGTCCATCGTCGCTGCTACCGGCCCGCGCTGCCCCTGGCAGTTTAATTATCAGCGGCACTCGCAGCTGCTCCTCGTACAAGGTGGTACCATGCCACCAGCCACCGTGCTCGTAGAACTCCTCTCCGTGGTCCGCCGTAAACACGATCAGTGTGTCATCGTAAGCGCCGGCTGTCTTCAGGGCGCCGATCAACTGGCCCACGAAAACATCGAGATACTCGACGTTTGAACGGTATAGATCTCGCAACTCGCCGGCCCTTGATGGGTCGGGGTGCGGCGTTTCAACCCGCGCAACCGCCCGGCCGTTGTATGGAAGCTCAAAATAAGGGTCGTGCGGATCCATGTAGTGCACAAGCGCAAAAAACGCCCCCTCGTCAGCCTGGTCCAGCCAGGGCAGCGACGCCCCGTTCACGGTGGTGCCGTCCTGGTAGTAGTGGTCAACCTGCTTGCTGCCAGACAAGAACCGCTCGCGGACCAGGCGCATGCCGCCGTAGAGAGCCAGCTTGGAACCGGAGTCGGTGGCGCCGAAGAAAAAGTTCGGTGCGAGGTAGCGATAGACATCAAAGCCCTGCTCGAAACTGAACGAAGGGGCCACGTTGATGTTAGTTACAAAACCACCGGTCGCGTAACCGTTGTCCCCCAGGTGTTCGGCCAGCGTGGTCACCTCGGACGGCAACAAGTCGGTCTTGTGCATGACCTGGTGAGACGCGGGGTACATGGAGGTCAGGATGGTCGCTATCGAGGGACGCGTCCATGACGACTGCGCCGTGGCGTTCTTAAAAACTACCCCGTCAGCAGCCAGCGCGTCCAGCGAAGGGGTCGTGGCCAACCCGGCGCCGTAAGCTCCAACGTGATCCGCTCTCAGCGTGTCGGCGATTATCAGTAAAACATTTGGGCCCGTGGCGGAGCCAACATCAACCACGTCGTCACCGCCCTCGCCACCAGCATAAAACGTCACAACGACTCCCAGCAACAAGGCCGCTGCAACAAGGCCGCCGCAGGTTCGCGCTGCCGTCAACGCGTCGCCCTTATCCTGAACCCGACGCTGGACGACCGCGCGCAGCAGCAGGAACAACAGCAGTGCGCCGACCAGGAGCCCCAGGTGCACTGCTATGCCGCTGGGACTGGCAAGCGGCAGGTTCTCGGCGAAGAGATCCCTGGTGATACGAAATTTCGAAACGACCAACCCCAGTGAAGCGGTCACCAGTCCGGCGGCAACAGCCTGGGTAGATTGTTTGAGCGCCGGTAGCGGCAACACCGCGCAGAGCAGCCCCCAGCCGCCACCCATGACTGCACCCAGCAGGCCGTAGCTACAGGCAGCAAAGAAAAACACCCAGTACTCGGCGGCACCACCACCGGATGCGATGACCCCACCCTCGACCACCCCGACAAGGGCCCCACCGGCAAAACCACCGGCAGCTCCCGCAAATATTCTTCCCAGCAAGCTGTTCAAACCCACGTTCTCCTTTTGTCCCGTCCGCTCTTTTCCATTGGCCCCTTGAGGCCTCAGCTGTCTACGCGCCTTTCGCGATCAGGGCTTCGTACATGCCTTCCATCTGCCGCACCATCGATTCGGCAGAAAAGCGCTGCTCGACCCTTTCACGAGCTTTGCGCCCCATCTCGGCGCCCAGCGACCGATCGTTAAAAATCGCCCTCAAAAGGCTAGCAGTACCCTGCACGTCGCCATACTCCACGAGGTAACCCGATATACCATGGTCGATCATTATAGGCGCTCCACCGACTGCGGTCGATACTACGGGCATCTGCATCGCCATTGCTTCGAGCAATGCGTTGGACATTCCCTCTGTTTCCGAGGGAAGCAGGAACACGTCCGCCTCCGCAAAAAAAGCGGGCATATCATCCACGACGCCGCAGGGCTCGATCCTGTCAGCCACGCCACGCGCATGGGCCAGTTCGGCGGCCTCGCCGGCGAGCTCACGTTCTCCCGCCACCCTGACGCGCAGGCCGGGAAACTCCGTTGCCAATACCGAGATCACGTCGAGCAGAACCGGGTATCCCTTGCGTGGCTTGAACTGCATCACCACGGCCAGCACCGGGCCGTCAGCCTGCCGGTCTGTGGACTCCGCCGCCACCTGAAATCGACGCAGGTCTATCCCGCTGGGAATCATTACCATTTTATCCCGCTTCACGCCCTCCACCCTCTCGGTGAACTCGAGCACTGCCGGTGAATTGCCCGTGACCAGGTTGGCGAGTGAGTTGGACACACTGACCGCGGCCCACTCAGACAGACCCGACGGCTCGTGCAAACCTCGGCGACTGGTAACCACCCACTTGACACCAGCCAAGCGACCACAAACCGCTGCAAAAAAATTGCCCCTCAGCAAGTAGCCGTGCACGAGGCTGGGCCCGAGTGCCTTCAGCTCCCCCACCAGCCGACGCGCGCCCTGCCAGTCGACAAGGCGACCAAGCCCACCGCTCATTCCCAGTGTAGTCACCGGAACATCCAGAGCAGCGACCCGGGACAGGAGATCCCCCTCGTCCCTGAGCGCAAACACGTGAGGCGCAAAGCGACCGCGGTCGAGCAACCTAAGAACCTGTAGCAGGTGGGTTTGCGTGCCACCTGTATGCATCGAAGCGACAACGTAGGCGATTGGAACTGGACGGCTGCTACTCATGGGGTCAGGCTCTCGCCCGGACGGTCTTATTCTACCAGACGCGGGCCGCGCTAACCGTGGCTTCGCCCTCGGAGCTCAACCAGGGCCCGACGCCACGATGCGATGTCGCTCCGACGTAAAACCAGGACTTCTGACAAACCCAATCCCGATTCCCGAAGAAAGAATACCAGCAACAGTACGGCGGCCACGGTATACGACAACGTGGTGGCCATGGCGGCACCAGCGATGCCGCGCGACGGAATGAGCAACAGGTTCAGCCCCAGGTTCCCGGCCAGGGCTATGTACGCCGCCACGATATTGACCTGCTGCCGGTTGCGACTCGTGAAATTTCGCGACAGCAACACGTACAGAGACATCATGACTATCCCAGAGCAGATCCACGGAAGTGGGATCGCCGCGGGTGCGAAATCACTGCCGTACCACAATGTTATAAACCACCGGCCGCTCAGGGCGAGCACAGCGGCCGCCAGGCCCGATATAACCAGGATCTGCCGGCAAGCCATGGCTGTCATCCGGTGGGCTTCCTCTTCACTGCTCCCCGCGAGGCGCGGAAACATTGCCATGCCCAACGACTGCGGAATGTACATCAAGTGCTCGGCAAGACGAGCAGCTATTGAGTAGAAAGCCACTTGCGCCGGGTTCAAAAAATACGCGACCATGTAGATGTCGGCCTTGAAGTGAAAATGGGAAGCGATGATCTGCACGTGGGACTTAATGCCGTAACGAAACATCCGGCGAAAAAGACCGGGGTCGAATCCGCGCGCGATAGGTGTCTCCTTGTTGACGGACCATAACACCCAGGCTCCCATGAACATTCTCACCGTGATGACGACAGCCAGTGCTCCAGGCAAGCCTGCCTCGAAGCCCACCAGCACCACGGTCATGGCCACCAGCGTGATCAACGATTCGGCCAATAGCCTTGTGTTATACACCTTGAACCGGTCGGTGGCCTGCAAGGCCGAGTACAGGTAGCTCTCCATGAGCAGCACGGGCACCAGCGGCAGGACAACGGCAAGACTCCAACTCGAGGCACCCCTGAGTATGGTGCCCAGCAACTGCTCCCTGAAAATTATGATCGCGGCCACCAGCACCACGGAACTACTAAGCGCCAGATAAAGAACGTTGGCTACCACCTGGCCAACGTCTTCCTTCTCGCGACGGATAAAATACACGGTCGCCTGGGCCTGCCCGAACTTGGCCAGGGTTACCACGCTGGCGGGAAACAGCGCGACGAGCGCGAATATCCCTCGATGCTCGGGCCCGAGCATACGGGCAGTCACCATGCCGGTGAACATGCCCACGGCCATGGTCAGTATTCGTGTGCCGAAGGTACCCGTGACGTCGCGGGTCAGGCTTCCCCCCGTCCAGGCCGGTTCTTTGTTGGTCGGCGGGGTGTCAGCCACCCCGCTGCTCCATAGCGGGAACCACAAGCTCCGTTACGAGCTCCTCCAGCTTCTCCTCCGGCCCGATCTGCAACCTGAAACACGGCACCCGTGATGCCAGCTGTTCAGCATCGGCGCGGGCGTCGGGCGCCGATGTTTCGGCCGCGAGATCGAGCACCTCGCCCATAATACCGATGCGGCGCACTTCCTGGGCCATGGTATTGCCGGAGAACATACGTTCTACGCAGGCCGACGCGTCAATTCTTTCGAGCAAAGTGCGACTGCCCCTTTCTACGGAAAAAACAGCAGCCGGATCGCAGGGGTTCATTTCGATCTCTGCGGGCACGTAGCCCTCCCGTGCAAAAACACGCCCCTCTCCAGTTGCTACCAACTTTTCAGCCCCGGCCCCGGCCAGGGCCAGGCTGTGCGAATCGAGTAATACCCTCTCGGGGCAGGCGAGCACCTGCGAAGCATTGTAGAGCAGCAGGTTGTCCGAAAGCATCGCCGACCCGTCCACACCAAGCATGGACACCGCCAGGGTAGACTTGCCGCAGCCGGGCATACCCGTGAGCAAGGCCGTGCCCGCCGGGGTGCGCACCGCTCCCCCGTGTAGAACATGCCAGCCTTCCTGGCGACTCAACTGCCAAAGCACAGGGTGGTAAAATAGATAGTAGGCCAAGGTGCTGAAGCGATGCGACATCAGGGCATCAAGACGTCGCCGGTAGCGAAGCCGACGCAGCCACTCCACCCCCTTCCGGTCACCCAGGCGAAAATAATATTTACCTTCCAGCGAGGTCGGTGTATCCGCCGCGTCGACATGCAGCTTGAGGTTGGCAAAGTCGTCGATGCGCATCCACCAAGCCTGGCCACCCTTCAGGTATAAATCCCGGTCGGGCTGCCGTTCCCAGTCTCCAAGGCCGAAGACCTCGCGCGGAGAACGCGGCGGTTTTCCCTCACACCAGGTCAGGCGCGACAGCAGGTCGGGTGGGCTGGAGTCTTCTACCAGTAGGCTTTTAAAAACGGAGGAGGCGTAGTCACGGAAAAGTACCGAGTCGCTGTAGAGGTCCAGCCGCACCCCGTGCAGCGCCAAGCGCAGTGCTTCACCTTGCTGATTCAACATTTAACAGGCCCGATTCAGGCCCGGACGCCGCGCCCCGGGCTACCATGATAGCGGTCGATCACGCCGTCATAAATAGCGCAAATGCTATCTACGTGCCGTTGCAGCGAAAAAAGCTCCGCGTTAGCCCGTCCGCCGAGGGCCAGTGTTTGCGCGAGTTCGCCGTTCTCGAGTATTGACAAAAGGGCGTCGGCCAGTGCCGCGGGGTCGCCAGGCTCGACCAGGAGCCCATCCTTTTCATGGTGCACGAACTCGGGTACCCCCCCTGCCCTCGTGGCGACCACCGGCGTTCCGACGGCCATGGCTTCGATTATCACGCGACCAAAAGGCTCGCCGCGCACCGAGCTATGAACGACCACGTCGGCCGAAGCCATCACGTCGGGTACATCGCCACGCGCACCGGTAAAAATAACCCTCGAGGATAGCTCGTGCTCTTCCACGAAACGCCGACAGCGCTCCGCGTAGTCGTGCCCACTCCTGTGCACTCCCCCGACCAAGGCAATGGTCAAAGCCGGAATCCTGTCTTTGAGAAGAAGCAGCGCCTCGAGCACCACTACCTGCCCCTTCCACTCCTGGAGGTTGCCTACCACCACGACCAGCCTGCCGCCCTCTCCTATACCGAGTTCGCGCCTTATTTCGCCGACAGGTTTCTCCGGCTTGAAGCGTTCAAGATCAAGGCCGTCGTAAATCACGTGATAGGACGGGGGGCGTATTCCCTGCGACACGCAGTGACTCTTAATGGCCTCGGTCATGCAGATCGACGCTGCGACACCGCCAGCCAGGCCGCGCTCTACGAACGAGTGCTTGTCAAAGCCCTTGCTGTGCACCACGCAGGGGATACGACACAGCCGCGCGGCCACGATAGCATCAAGGTTGGCCCTGTAGCCATTGCAGACGTGAACGAGGTCCGGTTTTTCGGCCAAAAGCACCCGTGACAACCTCAAGGCTGTGGGCAAGGTTTCCAAGGCGAAGTCGCCGGCTCGGCGCACGACCTGCATGGCCGAAGCGACCGCCGAAACAGACTTGACCCGGCGGTAGCTGGGGTTTGTGTGCAAGCCGTGGTCCCGGGGCAAGCGTCGCTTGTTGAAAACGATGACGCGTACTCCCAGCTGTTGGAGTTCCTCGACTACTTCCTTGTCCTCGTAAAGGACAACTACCGGTTCGTAGCGGGAACGGTCCAGTCCCCTGATGAGATGGACCATCCCGGTCAGAGACCCACCGACCACGTGCCCGGATGAAGCCTCGAGAAAAAGGACTTTCATTTTTCCGCGTCCACCGATCGACGCAGTGCCTCGTCGGCGGCAACAGCGGGTGACCAGCCGAGGATCTCGCAAGCCCGCGTGCTCGAGTAACGCACGTTCCGGGCGGATCTCTCAAACTGGTAGGCGGGTGTCCATTGCCGACGCTTGAGCAGCTTGAACAGAAAGGCCACGGCTCTTATCGCTGGTAGCAGCAATGCCGGCGGCAGGTACACCACCTTCGCCCCGGACGACTCGGCCGCTGCCAGCAGGCTGAAGTACTCTCGCTGCCGGAGCGAGCTATCGTCGACGAGATTAAACACCTGTCCGTCCACCCCGGGGGTCGTGGCCGCGAGGACCAGTGCGTCAGCGGCGTTTTCTACGTAACAGA
The DNA window shown above is from Candidatus Binatota bacterium and carries:
- a CDS encoding flippase, with the translated sequence MADTPPTNKEPAWTGGSLTRDVTGTFGTRILTMAVGMFTGMVTARMLGPEHRGIFALVALFPASVVTLAKFGQAQATVYFIRREKEDVGQVVANVLYLALSSSVVLVAAIIIFREQLLGTILRGASSWSLAVVLPLVPVLLMESYLYSALQATDRFKVYNTRLLAESLITLVAMTVVLVGFEAGLPGALAVVITVRMFMGAWVLWSVNKETPIARGFDPGLFRRMFRYGIKSHVQIIASHFHFKADIYMVAYFLNPAQVAFYSIAARLAEHLMYIPQSLGMAMFPRLAGSSEEEAHRMTAMACRQILVISGLAAAVLALSGRWFITLWYGSDFAPAAIPLPWICSGIVMMSLYVLLSRNFTSRNRQQVNIVAAYIALAGNLGLNLLLIPSRGIAGAAMATTLSYTVAAVLLLVFFLRESGLGLSEVLVLRRSDIASWRRALVELRGRSHG
- a CDS encoding glycosyltransferase family 1 protein codes for the protein MKVLFLEASSGHVVGGSLTGMVHLIRGLDRSRYEPVVVLYEDKEVVEELQQLGVRVIVFNKRRLPRDHGLHTNPSYRRVKSVSAVASAMQVVRRAGDFALETLPTALRLSRVLLAEKPDLVHVCNGYRANLDAIVAARLCRIPCVVHSKGFDKHSFVERGLAGGVAASICMTEAIKSHCVSQGIRPPSYHVIYDGLDLERFKPEKPVGEIRRELGIGEGGRLVVVVGNLQEWKGQVVVLEALLLLKDRIPALTIALVGGVHRSGHDYAERCRRFVEEHELSSRVIFTGARGDVPDVMASADVVVHSSVRGEPFGRVIIEAMAVGTPVVATRAGGVPEFVHHEKDGLLVEPGDPAALADALLSILENGELAQTLALGGRANAELFSLQRHVDSICAIYDGVIDRYHGSPGRGVRA
- a CDS encoding glycosyltransferase, which translates into the protein MSSSRPVPIAYVVASMHTGGTQTHLLQVLRLLDRGRFAPHVFALRDEGDLLSRVAALDVPVTTLGMSGGLGRLVDWQGARRLVGELKALGPSLVHGYLLRGNFFAAVCGRLAGVKWVVTSRRGLHEPSGLSEWAAVSVSNSLANLVTGNSPAVLEFTERVEGVKRDKMVMIPSGIDLRRFQVAAESTDRQADGPVLAVVMQFKPRKGYPVLLDVISVLATEFPGLRVRVAGERELAGEAAELAHARGVADRIEPCGVVDDMPAFFAEADVFLLPSETEGMSNALLEAMAMQMPVVSTAVGGAPIMIDHGISGYLVEYGDVQGTASLLRAIFNDRSLGAEMGRKARERVEQRFSAESMVRQMEGMYEALIAKGA